A single Saccopteryx bilineata isolate mSacBil1 chromosome 11, mSacBil1_pri_phased_curated, whole genome shotgun sequence DNA region contains:
- the LOC136315199 gene encoding methyl-CpG-binding domain protein 1 isoform X41, whose product MAEEWLDCPALGPGWKRREVFRKSGATCGRSDTYYQSPTGDRIRSKVELTRYLGPACDLTLFDFKQGILCYPAPKAPSLTLPSKKRKKPSKPVKARKCQVGQQRVEVRKEAPGNETKSDANTVSASLPAPGCCENCGISFSGDGIRRQRLKTLCKDCRAQRIAFNREQRMFKRVGCGECAACQVTEDCGACSTCLLQLPHDVASGLFCKCERRRCLRIVEKSRGCGVCRGCQTREDCGHCRVCLRPPRPGLRRQWRCVQRRCLRHLAHRLRRHHQRCQRRPPLAVAPPAGKKHSRRRGGCDAKKVARRRPRAQPLPPLPPSQPPESPELHPRALGPSPPAEFIYYCVDEDELQPYTNRRQNRKCGACAACLRRMDCGHCDFCCDKPKFGGSNQKRQKCRWRQCLQFAMKRLLPSVWAGSEDGAGSPPPYPRRKRAGSTRRPRLGHTLKPPLSTPTARQDHAQTPMKQEAGSGFVLPPPGTDLVFLREGASSPVQVPGPAPASTERVLQAVDPGLPLVKQEPPDSEEDKEKSKDDSASDSAPEEEAGGAGTPVITEIFSLGGTRLRDTAVWLPRSKDLKKPGTRKQ is encoded by the exons CCCCACAGGAGACAGGATCCGAAGCAAAGTGGAGCTGACCCGATACCTGGGTCCTGCGTGTGACCTCACCCTCTTCGACTTCAAACAAGGCATCCTGTGCTATCCAGCCCCCAAG GCCCCTTCCTTGACTCTCCCCAGCAAGAAGCGGAAGAAACCTTCAAAGCCAGTTAAAGCTCGGAAATGTCAGGTTGGACAGCAAAGGGTTGAGGTCAGAAAGGAGGCCCCAGGGAATGAAACCAAGTCTGATGCTAACACAGTCTCAGCTTCGCTCCCTGCTCCTGG GTGCTGTGAGAACTGTGGAATCAGCTTCTCAGGGGATGGTATCCGAAGGCAGCGGCTCAAGACATTGTGCAAGGACTGCCGAG CGCAGAGAATTGCTTTCAACCGAGAGCAGAGGATGTTTAAG CGTGTGGGCTGTGGAGAGTGTGCGGCTTGCCAGGTAACTGAGGACTGCGGGGCCTGCTCCACCTGCCTTCTGCAGCTGCCCCACGATGTGGCTTCGGGGCTATTCTGCAAATGTGAGCGGAGACGGTGCCTCCGGATTGTGGAAAAG AGCCGAGGGTGTGGAGTGTGCCGGGGCTGTCAAACCCGAGAGGACTGTGGCCATTGCCGAGTCTGCCTTCGCCCTCCCCGCCCTGGTCTCAGGCGCCAGTGGAGGTGCGTCCAGCGGCGCTGCCTACGA CACCTTGCCCATCGCCTGCGTCGCCACCATCAGCGATGTCAACGACGCCCTCCCCTAGCTGTGGCTCCCCCTGCT GGTAAAAAACATAGTCGCCGCAGGGGAGGCTGCGACGCCAAGAAGGTTGCCCGACGGCGTCCCCGAGCCCAGCCATTGCCTCCGCTTCCCCCGTCGCAGCCTCCAGAGTCCCCAGAGCTG CaccccagagccctgggcccCTCGCCACCTGCCGAGTTCATCTATTACTGTGTAGACGAGGACGAGCTA CAGCCTTACACGAACCGCCGGCAGAACCGAAAGTGTGGGGCCTGTGCAGCCTGCCTGAGGCGGATGGACTGTGGCCACTGTGACTTCTGCTGTGACAAGCCCAAGTTCGGAGGCAGCAACCAGAAGCGCCAGAAGTGTCGTTGGCGCCAATGCCTGCAGTTTGCCATG AAGCGCCTGCTGCCAAGTGTCTGGGCAGGATCTGAGGATGGGGCAGGGTCACCCCCACCTTATCCTCGTCGAAAGAGGGCCGGATCAACTCGACGGCCCCGTCTGGGCCATACCCTGAAGCCCCCCTTGAGCACACCCACAGCCCGACAAGACCATGCCCAGACTCCAATGAAGCAGGAAGCAGGCAGTGGCTTCGTGTTGCCCCCACCTGGCACTGACCTTGTGTTCTTACGGGAGGGAGCAAGCAGTCCTGTGCAGGTGCCTGGCCCTGCCCCAGCTTCCACAGAACGCGTGTTACAG GCAGTAGATCCAGGCTTGCCACTTGTGAAGCAAGAGCCACCTGACTCTGAGGAGGACAAGGAGAAGAGCAAGGATGACTCGGCCTCTGATTCCGCtccagaggaggaggcaggaggtgcTGGCACACCTGTG ATCACGGAGATTTTCAGCCTGGGTGGAACCCGCCTCCGGGACACAGCAGTCTGGTTGCCAAG GTCTAAGGACCTTAAAAAACCTGGAACTAGAAAGCAGTAG
- the LOC136315199 gene encoding methyl-CpG-binding domain protein 1 isoform X32, whose amino-acid sequence MAEEWLDCPALGPGWKRREVFRKSGATCGRSDTYYQSPTGDRIRSKVELTRYLGPACDLTLFDFKQGILCYPAPKAPSLTLPSKKRKKPSKPVKARKCQVGQQRVEVRKEAPGNETKSDANTVSASLPAPGCCENCGISFSGDGIRRQRLKTLCKDCRAQRIAFNREQRMFKRVGCGECAACQVTEDCGACSTCLLQLPHDVASGLFCKCERRRCLRIVEKSRGCGVCRGCQTREDCGHCRVCLRPPRPGLRRQWRCVQRRCLRHLAHRLRRHHQRCQRRPPLAVAPPAGKKHSRRRGGCDAKKVARRRPRAQPLPPLPPSQPPESPELQPYTNRRQNRKCGACAACLRRMDCGHCDFCCDKPKFGGSNQKRQKCRWRQCLQFAMKRLLPSVWAGSEDGAGSPPPYPRRKRAGSTRRPRLGHTLKPPLSTPTARQDHAQTPMKQEAGSGFVLPPPGTDLVFLREGASSPVQVPGPAPASTERVLQEAQCPGLSWVVALPQVKQEKADAQEDWTPGTAILTSPGLLPGCPSKAVDPGLPLVKQEPPDSEEDKEKSKDDSASDSAPEEEAGGAGTPVITEIFSLGGTRLRDTAVWLPRSKDLKKPGTRKQ is encoded by the exons CCCCACAGGAGACAGGATCCGAAGCAAAGTGGAGCTGACCCGATACCTGGGTCCTGCGTGTGACCTCACCCTCTTCGACTTCAAACAAGGCATCCTGTGCTATCCAGCCCCCAAG GCCCCTTCCTTGACTCTCCCCAGCAAGAAGCGGAAGAAACCTTCAAAGCCAGTTAAAGCTCGGAAATGTCAGGTTGGACAGCAAAGGGTTGAGGTCAGAAAGGAGGCCCCAGGGAATGAAACCAAGTCTGATGCTAACACAGTCTCAGCTTCGCTCCCTGCTCCTGG GTGCTGTGAGAACTGTGGAATCAGCTTCTCAGGGGATGGTATCCGAAGGCAGCGGCTCAAGACATTGTGCAAGGACTGCCGAG CGCAGAGAATTGCTTTCAACCGAGAGCAGAGGATGTTTAAG CGTGTGGGCTGTGGAGAGTGTGCGGCTTGCCAGGTAACTGAGGACTGCGGGGCCTGCTCCACCTGCCTTCTGCAGCTGCCCCACGATGTGGCTTCGGGGCTATTCTGCAAATGTGAGCGGAGACGGTGCCTCCGGATTGTGGAAAAG AGCCGAGGGTGTGGAGTGTGCCGGGGCTGTCAAACCCGAGAGGACTGTGGCCATTGCCGAGTCTGCCTTCGCCCTCCCCGCCCTGGTCTCAGGCGCCAGTGGAGGTGCGTCCAGCGGCGCTGCCTACGA CACCTTGCCCATCGCCTGCGTCGCCACCATCAGCGATGTCAACGACGCCCTCCCCTAGCTGTGGCTCCCCCTGCT GGTAAAAAACATAGTCGCCGCAGGGGAGGCTGCGACGCCAAGAAGGTTGCCCGACGGCGTCCCCGAGCCCAGCCATTGCCTCCGCTTCCCCCGTCGCAGCCTCCAGAGTCCCCAGAGCTG CAGCCTTACACGAACCGCCGGCAGAACCGAAAGTGTGGGGCCTGTGCAGCCTGCCTGAGGCGGATGGACTGTGGCCACTGTGACTTCTGCTGTGACAAGCCCAAGTTCGGAGGCAGCAACCAGAAGCGCCAGAAGTGTCGTTGGCGCCAATGCCTGCAGTTTGCCATG AAGCGCCTGCTGCCAAGTGTCTGGGCAGGATCTGAGGATGGGGCAGGGTCACCCCCACCTTATCCTCGTCGAAAGAGGGCCGGATCAACTCGACGGCCCCGTCTGGGCCATACCCTGAAGCCCCCCTTGAGCACACCCACAGCCCGACAAGACCATGCCCAGACTCCAATGAAGCAGGAAGCAGGCAGTGGCTTCGTGTTGCCCCCACCTGGCACTGACCTTGTGTTCTTACGGGAGGGAGCAAGCAGTCCTGTGCAGGTGCCTGGCCCTGCCCCAGCTTCCACAGAACGCGTGTTACAG GAGGCCCAGTGCCCTGGCCTGAGTTGGGTTGTGGCCTTACCCCAGGTGAAGCAAGAGAAGGCGGATGCCCAGGAAGACTGGACACCAGGCACAGCCATCCTGACTTCTCCTGGATTGCTGCCTGGCTGCCCCAGCAAG GCAGTAGATCCAGGCTTGCCACTTGTGAAGCAAGAGCCACCTGACTCTGAGGAGGACAAGGAGAAGAGCAAGGATGACTCGGCCTCTGATTCCGCtccagaggaggaggcaggaggtgcTGGCACACCTGTG ATCACGGAGATTTTCAGCCTGGGTGGAACCCGCCTCCGGGACACAGCAGTCTGGTTGCCAAG GTCTAAGGACCTTAAAAAACCTGGAACTAGAAAGCAGTAG
- the LOC136315199 gene encoding methyl-CpG-binding domain protein 1 isoform X1, translated as MAEEWLDCPALGPGWKRREVFRKSGATCGRSDTYYQSPTGDRIRSKVELTRYLGPACDLTLFDFKQGILCYPAPKAPSLTLPSKKRKKPSKPVKARKCQVGQQRVEVRKEAPGNETKSDANTVSASLPAPGCCENCGISFSGDGIRRQRLKTLCKDCRAQRIAFNREQRMFKRVGCGECAACQVTEDCGACSTCLLQLPHDVASGLFCKCERRRCLRIVEKSRGCGVCRGCQTREDCGHCRVCLRPPRPGLRRQWRCVQRRCLRHLAHRLRRHHQRCQRRPPLAVAPPAGKKHSRRRGGCDAKKVARRRPRAQPLPPLPPSQPPESPELHPRALGPSPPAEFIYYCVDEDELQPYTNRRQNRKCGACAACLRRMDCGHCDFCCDKPKFGGSNQKRQKCRWRQCLQFAMKRLLPSVWAGSEDGAGSPPPYPRRKRAGSTRRPRLGHTLKPPLSTPTARQDHAQTPMKQEAGSGFVLPPPGTDLVFLREGASSPVQVPGPAPASTERVLQVRALPYPALPSPVQPCSRKLGPSLLPPSFTQEAQCPGLSWVVALPQVKQEKADAQEDWTPGTAILTSPGLLPGCPSKAVDPGLPLVKQEPPDSEEDKEKSKDDSASDSAPEEEAGGAGTPVITEIFSLGGTRLRDTAVWLPRAGNREGKMEVKCGRRRRHWRPQRQAGPPADGLEPMSLSHHLQLR; from the exons CCCCACAGGAGACAGGATCCGAAGCAAAGTGGAGCTGACCCGATACCTGGGTCCTGCGTGTGACCTCACCCTCTTCGACTTCAAACAAGGCATCCTGTGCTATCCAGCCCCCAAG GCCCCTTCCTTGACTCTCCCCAGCAAGAAGCGGAAGAAACCTTCAAAGCCAGTTAAAGCTCGGAAATGTCAGGTTGGACAGCAAAGGGTTGAGGTCAGAAAGGAGGCCCCAGGGAATGAAACCAAGTCTGATGCTAACACAGTCTCAGCTTCGCTCCCTGCTCCTGG GTGCTGTGAGAACTGTGGAATCAGCTTCTCAGGGGATGGTATCCGAAGGCAGCGGCTCAAGACATTGTGCAAGGACTGCCGAG CGCAGAGAATTGCTTTCAACCGAGAGCAGAGGATGTTTAAG CGTGTGGGCTGTGGAGAGTGTGCGGCTTGCCAGGTAACTGAGGACTGCGGGGCCTGCTCCACCTGCCTTCTGCAGCTGCCCCACGATGTGGCTTCGGGGCTATTCTGCAAATGTGAGCGGAGACGGTGCCTCCGGATTGTGGAAAAG AGCCGAGGGTGTGGAGTGTGCCGGGGCTGTCAAACCCGAGAGGACTGTGGCCATTGCCGAGTCTGCCTTCGCCCTCCCCGCCCTGGTCTCAGGCGCCAGTGGAGGTGCGTCCAGCGGCGCTGCCTACGA CACCTTGCCCATCGCCTGCGTCGCCACCATCAGCGATGTCAACGACGCCCTCCCCTAGCTGTGGCTCCCCCTGCT GGTAAAAAACATAGTCGCCGCAGGGGAGGCTGCGACGCCAAGAAGGTTGCCCGACGGCGTCCCCGAGCCCAGCCATTGCCTCCGCTTCCCCCGTCGCAGCCTCCAGAGTCCCCAGAGCTG CaccccagagccctgggcccCTCGCCACCTGCCGAGTTCATCTATTACTGTGTAGACGAGGACGAGCTA CAGCCTTACACGAACCGCCGGCAGAACCGAAAGTGTGGGGCCTGTGCAGCCTGCCTGAGGCGGATGGACTGTGGCCACTGTGACTTCTGCTGTGACAAGCCCAAGTTCGGAGGCAGCAACCAGAAGCGCCAGAAGTGTCGTTGGCGCCAATGCCTGCAGTTTGCCATG AAGCGCCTGCTGCCAAGTGTCTGGGCAGGATCTGAGGATGGGGCAGGGTCACCCCCACCTTATCCTCGTCGAAAGAGGGCCGGATCAACTCGACGGCCCCGTCTGGGCCATACCCTGAAGCCCCCCTTGAGCACACCCACAGCCCGACAAGACCATGCCCAGACTCCAATGAAGCAGGAAGCAGGCAGTGGCTTCGTGTTGCCCCCACCTGGCACTGACCTTGTGTTCTTACGGGAGGGAGCAAGCAGTCCTGTGCAGGTGCCTGGCCCTGCCCCAGCTTCCACAGAACGCGTGTTACAGGTGAGGGCCCTGCCTTATCCTGCCCTTCCCAGCCCTGTCCAGCCTTGTTCCAGGAAGCTGGGACCAAGTCTGCTGCCACCCTCCTTCACACAGGAGGCCCAGTGCCCTGGCCTGAGTTGGGTTGTGGCCTTACCCCAGGTGAAGCAAGAGAAGGCGGATGCCCAGGAAGACTGGACACCAGGCACAGCCATCCTGACTTCTCCTGGATTGCTGCCTGGCTGCCCCAGCAAG GCAGTAGATCCAGGCTTGCCACTTGTGAAGCAAGAGCCACCTGACTCTGAGGAGGACAAGGAGAAGAGCAAGGATGACTCGGCCTCTGATTCCGCtccagaggaggaggcaggaggtgcTGGCACACCTGTG ATCACGGAGATTTTCAGCCTGGGTGGAACCCGCCTCCGGGACACAGCAGTCTGGTTGCCAAG GGCAGGCAATCGAGAAGGCAAGATGGAAGTAAAGTGCGGGAGAAGAAGAAGACATTGGCGCCCACAAAGACAAGCTGGACCCCCCGCAGATGGCCTGGAACCCATGTCACTCTCTCACCACCTCCAACTTCGATGA
- the LOC136315199 gene encoding methyl-CpG-binding domain protein 1 isoform X27 has product MAEEWLDCPALGPGWKRREVFRKSGATCGRSDTYYQSPTGDRIRSKVELTRYLGPACDLTLFDFKQGILCYPAPKAPSLTLPSKKRKKPSKPVKARKCQVGQQRVEVRKEAPGNETKSDANTVSASLPAPGCCENCGISFSGDGIRRQRLKTLCKDCRAQRIAFNREQRMFKRVGCGECAACQVTEDCGACSTCLLQLPHDVASGLFCKCERRRCLRIVEKSRGCGVCRGCQTREDCGHCRVCLRPPRPGLRRQWRCVQRRCLRHLAHRLRRHHQRCQRRPPLAVAPPAGKKHSRRRGGCDAKKVARRRPRAQPLPPLPPSQPPESPELHPRALGPSPPAEFIYYCVDEDELQPYTNRRQNRKCGACAACLRRMDCGHCDFCCDKPKFGGSNQKRQKCRWRQCLQFAMKRLLPSVWAGSEDGAGSPPPYPRRKRAGSTRRPRLGHTLKPPLSTPTARQDHAQTPMKQEAGSGFVLPPPGTDLVFLREGASSPVQVPGPAPASTERVLQEAQCPGLSWVVALPQVKQEKADAQEDWTPGTAILTSPGLLPGCPSKAVDPGLPLVKQEPPDSEEDKEKSKDDSASDSAPEEEAGDHGDFQPGWNPPPGHSSLVAKAT; this is encoded by the exons CCCCACAGGAGACAGGATCCGAAGCAAAGTGGAGCTGACCCGATACCTGGGTCCTGCGTGTGACCTCACCCTCTTCGACTTCAAACAAGGCATCCTGTGCTATCCAGCCCCCAAG GCCCCTTCCTTGACTCTCCCCAGCAAGAAGCGGAAGAAACCTTCAAAGCCAGTTAAAGCTCGGAAATGTCAGGTTGGACAGCAAAGGGTTGAGGTCAGAAAGGAGGCCCCAGGGAATGAAACCAAGTCTGATGCTAACACAGTCTCAGCTTCGCTCCCTGCTCCTGG GTGCTGTGAGAACTGTGGAATCAGCTTCTCAGGGGATGGTATCCGAAGGCAGCGGCTCAAGACATTGTGCAAGGACTGCCGAG CGCAGAGAATTGCTTTCAACCGAGAGCAGAGGATGTTTAAG CGTGTGGGCTGTGGAGAGTGTGCGGCTTGCCAGGTAACTGAGGACTGCGGGGCCTGCTCCACCTGCCTTCTGCAGCTGCCCCACGATGTGGCTTCGGGGCTATTCTGCAAATGTGAGCGGAGACGGTGCCTCCGGATTGTGGAAAAG AGCCGAGGGTGTGGAGTGTGCCGGGGCTGTCAAACCCGAGAGGACTGTGGCCATTGCCGAGTCTGCCTTCGCCCTCCCCGCCCTGGTCTCAGGCGCCAGTGGAGGTGCGTCCAGCGGCGCTGCCTACGA CACCTTGCCCATCGCCTGCGTCGCCACCATCAGCGATGTCAACGACGCCCTCCCCTAGCTGTGGCTCCCCCTGCT GGTAAAAAACATAGTCGCCGCAGGGGAGGCTGCGACGCCAAGAAGGTTGCCCGACGGCGTCCCCGAGCCCAGCCATTGCCTCCGCTTCCCCCGTCGCAGCCTCCAGAGTCCCCAGAGCTG CaccccagagccctgggcccCTCGCCACCTGCCGAGTTCATCTATTACTGTGTAGACGAGGACGAGCTA CAGCCTTACACGAACCGCCGGCAGAACCGAAAGTGTGGGGCCTGTGCAGCCTGCCTGAGGCGGATGGACTGTGGCCACTGTGACTTCTGCTGTGACAAGCCCAAGTTCGGAGGCAGCAACCAGAAGCGCCAGAAGTGTCGTTGGCGCCAATGCCTGCAGTTTGCCATG AAGCGCCTGCTGCCAAGTGTCTGGGCAGGATCTGAGGATGGGGCAGGGTCACCCCCACCTTATCCTCGTCGAAAGAGGGCCGGATCAACTCGACGGCCCCGTCTGGGCCATACCCTGAAGCCCCCCTTGAGCACACCCACAGCCCGACAAGACCATGCCCAGACTCCAATGAAGCAGGAAGCAGGCAGTGGCTTCGTGTTGCCCCCACCTGGCACTGACCTTGTGTTCTTACGGGAGGGAGCAAGCAGTCCTGTGCAGGTGCCTGGCCCTGCCCCAGCTTCCACAGAACGCGTGTTACAG GAGGCCCAGTGCCCTGGCCTGAGTTGGGTTGTGGCCTTACCCCAGGTGAAGCAAGAGAAGGCGGATGCCCAGGAAGACTGGACACCAGGCACAGCCATCCTGACTTCTCCTGGATTGCTGCCTGGCTGCCCCAGCAAG GCAGTAGATCCAGGCTTGCCACTTGTGAAGCAAGAGCCACCTGACTCTGAGGAGGACAAGGAGAAGAGCAAGGATGACTCGGCCTCTGATTCCGCtccagaggaggaggcaggag ATCACGGAGATTTTCAGCCTGGGTGGAACCCGCCTCCGGGACACAGCAGTCTGGTTGCCAAG gCTACATAA
- the LOC136315199 gene encoding methyl-CpG-binding domain protein 1 isoform X25, translating into MAEEWLDCPALGPGWKRREVFRKSGATCGRSDTYYQSPTGDRIRSKVELTRYLGPACDLTLFDFKQGILCYPAPKAPSLTLPSKKRKKPSKPVKARKCQVGQQRVEVRKEAPGNETKSDANTVSASLPAPGCCENCGISFSGDGIRRQRLKTLCKDCRAQRIAFNREQRMFKRVGCGECAACQVTEDCGACSTCLLQLPHDVASGLFCKCERRRCLRIVEKSRGCGVCRGCQTREDCGHCRVCLRPPRPGLRRQWRCVQRRCLRHLAHRLRRHHQRCQRRPPLAVAPPAGKKHSRRRGGCDAKKVARRRPRAQPLPPLPPSQPPESPELHPRALGPSPPAEFIYYCVDEDELQPYTNRRQNRKCGACAACLRRMDCGHCDFCCDKPKFGGSNQKRQKCRWRQCLQFAMKRLLPSVWAGSEDGAGSPPPYPRRKRAGSTRRPRLGHTLKPPLSTPTARQDHAQTPMKQEAGSGFVLPPPGTDLVFLREGASSPVQVPGPAPASTERVLQVKQEKADAQEDWTPGTAILTSPGLLPGCPSKAVDPGLPLVKQEPPDSEEDKEKSKDDSASDSAPEEEAGGAGTPVITEIFSLGGTRLRDTAVWLPRSKDLKKPGTRKQ; encoded by the exons CCCCACAGGAGACAGGATCCGAAGCAAAGTGGAGCTGACCCGATACCTGGGTCCTGCGTGTGACCTCACCCTCTTCGACTTCAAACAAGGCATCCTGTGCTATCCAGCCCCCAAG GCCCCTTCCTTGACTCTCCCCAGCAAGAAGCGGAAGAAACCTTCAAAGCCAGTTAAAGCTCGGAAATGTCAGGTTGGACAGCAAAGGGTTGAGGTCAGAAAGGAGGCCCCAGGGAATGAAACCAAGTCTGATGCTAACACAGTCTCAGCTTCGCTCCCTGCTCCTGG GTGCTGTGAGAACTGTGGAATCAGCTTCTCAGGGGATGGTATCCGAAGGCAGCGGCTCAAGACATTGTGCAAGGACTGCCGAG CGCAGAGAATTGCTTTCAACCGAGAGCAGAGGATGTTTAAG CGTGTGGGCTGTGGAGAGTGTGCGGCTTGCCAGGTAACTGAGGACTGCGGGGCCTGCTCCACCTGCCTTCTGCAGCTGCCCCACGATGTGGCTTCGGGGCTATTCTGCAAATGTGAGCGGAGACGGTGCCTCCGGATTGTGGAAAAG AGCCGAGGGTGTGGAGTGTGCCGGGGCTGTCAAACCCGAGAGGACTGTGGCCATTGCCGAGTCTGCCTTCGCCCTCCCCGCCCTGGTCTCAGGCGCCAGTGGAGGTGCGTCCAGCGGCGCTGCCTACGA CACCTTGCCCATCGCCTGCGTCGCCACCATCAGCGATGTCAACGACGCCCTCCCCTAGCTGTGGCTCCCCCTGCT GGTAAAAAACATAGTCGCCGCAGGGGAGGCTGCGACGCCAAGAAGGTTGCCCGACGGCGTCCCCGAGCCCAGCCATTGCCTCCGCTTCCCCCGTCGCAGCCTCCAGAGTCCCCAGAGCTG CaccccagagccctgggcccCTCGCCACCTGCCGAGTTCATCTATTACTGTGTAGACGAGGACGAGCTA CAGCCTTACACGAACCGCCGGCAGAACCGAAAGTGTGGGGCCTGTGCAGCCTGCCTGAGGCGGATGGACTGTGGCCACTGTGACTTCTGCTGTGACAAGCCCAAGTTCGGAGGCAGCAACCAGAAGCGCCAGAAGTGTCGTTGGCGCCAATGCCTGCAGTTTGCCATG AAGCGCCTGCTGCCAAGTGTCTGGGCAGGATCTGAGGATGGGGCAGGGTCACCCCCACCTTATCCTCGTCGAAAGAGGGCCGGATCAACTCGACGGCCCCGTCTGGGCCATACCCTGAAGCCCCCCTTGAGCACACCCACAGCCCGACAAGACCATGCCCAGACTCCAATGAAGCAGGAAGCAGGCAGTGGCTTCGTGTTGCCCCCACCTGGCACTGACCTTGTGTTCTTACGGGAGGGAGCAAGCAGTCCTGTGCAGGTGCCTGGCCCTGCCCCAGCTTCCACAGAACGCGTGTTACAG GTGAAGCAAGAGAAGGCGGATGCCCAGGAAGACTGGACACCAGGCACAGCCATCCTGACTTCTCCTGGATTGCTGCCTGGCTGCCCCAGCAAG GCAGTAGATCCAGGCTTGCCACTTGTGAAGCAAGAGCCACCTGACTCTGAGGAGGACAAGGAGAAGAGCAAGGATGACTCGGCCTCTGATTCCGCtccagaggaggaggcaggaggtgcTGGCACACCTGTG ATCACGGAGATTTTCAGCCTGGGTGGAACCCGCCTCCGGGACACAGCAGTCTGGTTGCCAAG GTCTAAGGACCTTAAAAAACCTGGAACTAGAAAGCAGTAG